From Synoicihabitans lomoniglobus, the proteins below share one genomic window:
- a CDS encoding tetratricopeptide repeat protein: MQVLDPDTCSLLRIPALLASMAMGYAATAAPEPPVLLPPFVIEESVTGPSWRYAKLPGFEVLTRSNDAKSRTLVQAYYSAYQRLEFLLPPQFIGHHDVPTKLILYDENLWPRKTQEAVAAMLRALPDHARPAPSQDKPSPFETMREPHPLFSRGVAETSADAMARQSRHREPSSSSEPSMFFTDLRLTDLDEVVIFTLVPSGHDNRFLISLRSTLVAHLLGKRTPTLPEWFTTGFLGLYNRCDFSERTITLERMEWVDEATTAEAVDDPQSLAATFLPLPKLLDPRLTTGAPNDFGQFLAIRLQMELFAQWALDPDAPSSRRESFWNLVERACAEPVTEALLEESFGQTLAELEHQRRGYLKIALEKRHRWSMDPVERLDLKFSKAQPDQIARIRGDWERLETNYVRSTRPDLTARYLGKARQTLQRHERSHRPDPDLLTAAGLTELEASHRANARRLLKNAVTAGATRPRAHLELAQLMFEDLVSADAIEQHSLTGPQARPILALLESASGYEPQIERVYLLMARTMAQRDEPPTKTEWEKLGEGLRLFPRHAELAYRVAQMYHENGEASMAKTLASRALALHPGGIYKELLRNLVDEVELTQSGTD, encoded by the coding sequence ATGCAAGTGCTTGACCCCGACACGTGCAGCCTCCTCCGAATCCCGGCTCTGCTGGCCAGCATGGCCATGGGATACGCGGCAACCGCAGCACCCGAGCCGCCGGTGCTATTGCCGCCGTTTGTGATCGAAGAATCAGTGACGGGCCCGTCATGGCGCTACGCTAAATTGCCCGGATTCGAAGTTCTGACACGGAGCAACGACGCAAAATCTCGAACACTGGTCCAAGCTTATTATTCAGCCTATCAGCGACTTGAGTTCCTATTGCCACCGCAGTTCATCGGACACCATGACGTGCCGACGAAACTCATCCTCTACGACGAAAACCTGTGGCCGCGCAAAACCCAGGAGGCCGTGGCCGCGATGCTGCGAGCCCTGCCCGACCACGCCCGCCCGGCGCCATCGCAGGATAAACCCAGTCCCTTTGAGACGATGCGAGAACCGCACCCATTGTTCAGTCGCGGGGTGGCGGAAACCAGCGCGGACGCCATGGCACGACAGTCGAGGCATCGGGAACCGTCCTCCTCGTCCGAGCCGTCCATGTTTTTCACGGACCTGCGACTGACCGATCTCGATGAAGTCGTCATTTTCACGCTCGTGCCGTCCGGGCATGACAATCGTTTTCTCATTTCACTGCGGTCGACCCTCGTCGCCCACCTACTGGGGAAACGCACCCCGACCCTGCCAGAATGGTTCACCACCGGATTTCTAGGCCTGTATAATCGCTGCGATTTCTCGGAGCGCACGATCACCTTGGAACGTATGGAATGGGTAGACGAGGCGACCACCGCAGAGGCAGTCGATGATCCGCAATCTCTCGCTGCCACCTTTCTACCACTGCCTAAGTTGCTCGACCCGCGCCTCACCACCGGCGCGCCCAACGACTTTGGGCAATTCCTCGCCATTCGACTGCAGATGGAACTCTTTGCGCAATGGGCTCTCGATCCCGACGCCCCATCATCGCGGCGTGAATCATTTTGGAACCTGGTCGAGCGCGCCTGTGCCGAGCCCGTCACGGAGGCCCTTTTGGAGGAGAGTTTCGGCCAAACTCTCGCCGAACTCGAACACCAGCGACGTGGCTACCTCAAGATAGCGTTGGAGAAACGTCATCGCTGGAGCATGGATCCCGTCGAGCGACTTGACCTTAAATTCTCCAAAGCACAGCCCGATCAGATCGCTCGAATTCGAGGGGACTGGGAAAGACTCGAAACCAACTATGTGCGTTCAACCCGACCGGACTTGACCGCCAGATATCTGGGAAAAGCCCGGCAAACCCTCCAACGTCACGAACGCTCCCACCGTCCGGACCCTGATCTGCTCACGGCAGCCGGTTTGACGGAATTGGAGGCCAGCCACCGCGCTAACGCGCGTCGTTTGTTGAAGAATGCGGTCACTGCTGGAGCCACTCGTCCCCGCGCCCACCTCGAGCTCGCGCAACTAATGTTTGAGGATCTCGTCTCCGCAGACGCAATCGAGCAACACTCCTTAACGGGCCCCCAAGCACGCCCGATTCTCGCACTTCTCGAATCAGCAAGTGGCTATGAACCACAAATCGAGAGAGTCTATTTGCTCATGGCTCGCACCATGGCCCAAAGAGACGAACCTCCGACCAAGACCGAATGGGAAAAACTGGGCGAAGGTCTTCGGTTATTTCCTCGGCATGCCGAATTGGCCTACCGCGTTGCGCAAATGTATCATGAAAACGGAGAGGCCTCCATGGCGAAGACCCTCGCTTCGCGTGCTCTCGCCCTGCATCCCGGAGGGATTTACAAGGAATTGCTGCGGAATTTGGTCGACGAGGTCGAACTGACGCAATCTGGCACAGATTAA
- a CDS encoding response regulator — translation MNRNPAEANVASSAKVLVVDDHLALAELLSQHLDGLPDFTSMGVTGDGGEALELICELRPDYVLLDLMLPTMGGLEIIQELERRGVSPRILVFSGLSNHEAVRHALFAGVNAFLEKGISLSELDEALRKVRAGEVHVSPSIADTLREIVCMAGDRPTLDLEEIKILRLLGAGRSAKAVAQEMGLCPSGVYKVMARVRGKAGVKDRAGEALFAANIGARQLPAVDLLARP, via the coding sequence ATGAACCGGAATCCCGCAGAAGCAAATGTCGCCTCGTCGGCGAAAGTGTTGGTGGTCGATGACCACCTCGCGCTGGCTGAGTTGCTCAGTCAGCATCTGGATGGGTTGCCTGATTTTACCAGCATGGGCGTCACGGGAGACGGCGGGGAGGCGTTGGAGCTGATCTGCGAATTGCGTCCCGATTACGTGTTGTTGGATTTGATGCTGCCCACCATGGGCGGCTTGGAAATCATCCAGGAGCTTGAGCGGCGCGGGGTGAGTCCCCGCATCCTGGTGTTCAGCGGACTCAGCAATCACGAAGCGGTGCGTCATGCCTTGTTTGCCGGGGTGAACGCCTTTTTGGAGAAAGGAATTTCCTTGAGCGAACTCGACGAAGCTCTGCGAAAAGTGCGGGCCGGTGAAGTCCACGTCAGTCCTTCGATTGCGGATACGTTGCGCGAGATCGTTTGCATGGCAGGCGACCGTCCGACGCTCGATTTGGAAGAGATCAAAATCCTCCGGCTGCTGGGGGCGGGTCGCTCGGCCAAAGCGGTCGCGCAGGAAATGGGTCTGTGTCCGTCGGGGGTCTACAAGGTCATGGCGCGGGTCCGCGGCAAGGCCGGGGTAAAGGATCGCGCGGGGGAGGCGTTGTTTGCGGCCAACATCGGGGCGCGTCAGCTGCCGGCGGTGGATCTTCTCGCCCGACCCTGA
- a CDS encoding SOS response-associated peptidase, whose amino-acid sequence MCSRFTLNLGDAINLSKRLGIPLAATGETVDRFNIAPATSVTAFRHQPDRGAIEAASLHWGLVPSWTHEDRSSSGPLINARSETVPDKPSFRGPWRQRQRCAIPASGFYEWEKVGRARLPWLFAMSDRQPFAFAGLWDRWQDPVDDTVIESCTVLTTTPNSLLARIHDRMPVLLDETSAPIWLDPQRAPADAAALMRPFDADRMTAVALDPYVNSTAHDDPACLTPRGETPGSQFDLGL is encoded by the coding sequence ATGTGTTCCCGCTTCACCCTCAACCTCGGCGACGCCATCAATCTGAGCAAGCGGCTCGGGATTCCGCTGGCAGCGACCGGCGAGACCGTCGATCGCTTCAACATCGCGCCGGCCACCAGCGTCACTGCGTTTCGGCATCAGCCCGATCGAGGCGCGATCGAAGCGGCCTCGCTGCATTGGGGACTCGTCCCGAGTTGGACGCACGAAGACCGCTCCTCCTCCGGACCCTTGATCAACGCCCGCAGTGAAACCGTGCCCGACAAACCGTCCTTTCGCGGCCCGTGGCGTCAGCGGCAACGCTGCGCGATCCCGGCATCCGGTTTCTATGAATGGGAAAAGGTCGGCCGCGCCCGCCTGCCGTGGTTGTTCGCCATGAGCGACCGCCAACCCTTCGCCTTCGCCGGGCTGTGGGACCGGTGGCAAGACCCGGTCGACGATACCGTGATCGAAAGCTGCACCGTGCTCACCACCACGCCCAACTCCCTGCTGGCGCGCATTCACGACCGCATGCCCGTCCTCCTCGACGAAACCTCCGCCCCGATCTGGCTGGACCCGCAACGGGCACCCGCCGACGCGGCGGCTTTGATGCGCCCGTTCGATGCCGACCGCATGACCGCCGTCGCCCTCGATCCCTACGTGAACTCCACCGCGCACGACGACCCCGCCTGCCTCACGCCACGCGGCGAAACCCCCGGCAGTCAATTCGATCTCGGTCTGTAA
- the holA gene encoding DNA polymerase III subunit delta codes for MADPKPFIFVCGPDDFLVGRLGRERYDALAREIDDEFSRETISGFANNVAEVETAVNQFREALQTISMFGGRRLVWLKDVNFLADTVTSRAESTLKQVEALQELLTNNDPANVAVLITAAPIDRRRSFPKWAEKNGDFTLVGGDGDASALAGVIVEECKTLGVTIEPGAIELLLAKVGANTRLLIEEVRKLSTSIDEGAAIGEDAVAELTPNVAEGDFFEAAEAFFSGDITWTLTALKRHFFNGGDSRPILSALQNRNRILIQVRALVDAGDARLGGRGLDGLKQAAGKYADHFVGATAKSGYNVFTQNAWYVGKLASGGKLPTTRRLIDNQQEFLNAFEEIIRRPNEQEDVLRDMAVRCLAA; via the coding sequence ATGGCCGACCCGAAACCGTTTATCTTTGTCTGCGGTCCCGACGACTTTCTCGTCGGTCGCCTGGGTCGCGAACGCTACGATGCCCTCGCCCGGGAAATCGATGACGAGTTCTCCCGCGAGACCATCAGCGGCTTTGCCAACAACGTCGCCGAGGTCGAAACCGCCGTGAACCAGTTTCGCGAGGCCCTGCAGACCATCTCCATGTTCGGCGGACGCCGATTGGTGTGGTTGAAGGACGTCAATTTCCTCGCCGATACCGTGACGAGCCGCGCCGAGAGCACGCTCAAACAAGTTGAAGCGTTGCAGGAGCTACTCACCAACAACGACCCCGCCAACGTCGCCGTTCTCATCACCGCCGCACCGATCGACCGGCGACGCTCGTTCCCCAAGTGGGCCGAAAAGAACGGTGATTTCACCCTCGTGGGAGGCGACGGCGATGCTTCCGCGCTCGCCGGGGTTATCGTCGAGGAATGCAAAACCCTCGGCGTGACCATCGAACCAGGCGCGATCGAACTGTTGCTCGCCAAGGTCGGCGCCAACACGCGCCTGCTCATCGAGGAGGTGCGCAAACTCTCCACCTCGATCGACGAAGGCGCCGCCATCGGCGAAGACGCCGTCGCCGAACTCACGCCCAATGTCGCCGAGGGGGATTTCTTCGAGGCCGCCGAGGCGTTTTTCAGCGGCGACATCACCTGGACGCTGACCGCGCTCAAACGCCATTTCTTCAACGGCGGCGACTCCCGCCCCATTCTCAGCGCGCTGCAGAACCGCAACCGCATCCTCATCCAAGTGCGCGCGTTGGTCGATGCCGGGGATGCCCGTCTCGGCGGTCGCGGTCTCGACGGACTCAAGCAGGCCGCCGGCAAATACGCCGACCATTTCGTCGGAGCCACCGCCAAGAGCGGCTACAATGTATTCACGCAAAACGCTTGGTATGTCGGCAAACTCGCCAGCGGCGGCAAGCTGCCCACGACCCGTCGGCTGATCGACAATCAGCAGGAATTTCTCAACGCGTTTGAGGAAATCATTCGCCGCCCCAACGAGCAGGAAGACGTCCTTCGCGACATGGCGGTCCGGTGCCTGGCGGCCTGA
- a CDS encoding neutral/alkaline non-lysosomal ceramidase N-terminal domain-containing protein, giving the protein MKCPAFALPLVACLLAALPLAAQPPSLQVGVGFADITPTAGVHRMRAMGGNVGVVEKIHDPLFANVVVFEQGEQRVALVSLDLIGISNEVWDTIRADIERTTGITQVLCAVTHTHGSGFPTDEVNAYIVERTRTAVANAVANLAPARIGHGRGEINEGYNRRILQPDGTVEMMWNNKDHVPTTPVDDELGVLSIRRVSDNATIATLVNYAVHPVISMNFGELIVSADWPGAMARKVEAAVGGRCIFILGAAGDINPYEADMFRYATPEETFATIEQVASRVAAEVVTTVEAIDDFRTGTPLSFERTTVPMALRAEGLHAPRNHDVELSSFLIDNRFAIVTIPGEIFVELGLDLKHRSPADATWIMANAYDSSGYIPTMQAACEGGYGAAWGTRLEFGAGERLIHQALVNLQYQMDRVVPLRTGP; this is encoded by the coding sequence ATGAAGTGCCCCGCTTTCGCCCTCCCCCTCGTCGCCTGCCTCCTCGCTGCGTTGCCGCTCGCGGCCCAGCCTCCCTCCCTCCAGGTCGGCGTGGGGTTTGCCGACATCACCCCGACAGCGGGAGTGCATCGCATGCGCGCCATGGGCGGAAACGTTGGTGTGGTGGAGAAAATTCACGACCCGCTTTTCGCCAATGTCGTCGTCTTCGAACAAGGCGAGCAACGGGTCGCGCTGGTGTCGCTCGATCTCATCGGCATCAGCAATGAAGTCTGGGATACGATCCGCGCCGACATCGAGCGCACCACCGGTATTACTCAAGTATTGTGCGCCGTGACTCACACGCATGGCTCCGGCTTTCCGACGGACGAGGTCAACGCTTACATTGTCGAACGCACGCGCACGGCCGTCGCCAACGCCGTGGCCAACCTCGCCCCCGCCCGCATCGGCCACGGTCGCGGCGAAATCAACGAGGGTTACAACCGCCGCATCCTGCAGCCCGACGGCACCGTCGAAATGATGTGGAACAACAAAGACCATGTGCCCACCACGCCGGTCGACGACGAGTTGGGCGTGCTCTCGATCCGCCGCGTCAGCGACAACGCCACCATTGCCACGTTGGTCAACTACGCCGTGCACCCGGTCATCAGCATGAATTTCGGCGAACTCATCGTCTCGGCCGACTGGCCCGGCGCGATGGCGCGCAAAGTCGAAGCGGCCGTCGGCGGGCGTTGCATCTTCATCCTCGGTGCCGCCGGTGACATCAACCCCTACGAGGCCGACATGTTTCGCTACGCCACGCCGGAGGAAACCTTCGCCACCATCGAACAAGTTGCGAGCCGCGTCGCCGCGGAGGTCGTGACCACGGTGGAGGCAATCGACGATTTTCGCACCGGCACGCCCTTGTCGTTCGAACGCACCACGGTGCCCATGGCTCTGCGCGCCGAGGGACTGCATGCGCCCAGGAACCACGACGTCGAACTCAGCTCCTTTCTCATCGATAACCGCTTCGCGATCGTGACGATTCCCGGCGAAATTTTTGTCGAGCTGGGTCTCGACCTCAAACACCGCAGTCCCGCGGACGCCACCTGGATCATGGCCAACGCCTACGATTCGTCGGGCTACATTCCCACCATGCAGGCCGCCTGCGAGGGCGGTTATGGTGCCGCCTGGGGCACACGGCTCGAATTCGGCGCCGGCGAGCGGCTGATCCATCAGGCGCTCGTCAATCTCCAGTATCAAATGGACCGGGTCGTCCCGCTGCGCACCGGCCCATAA
- the purB gene encoding adenylosuccinate lyase has product MPKKSAQPAPATRIAPAITNVLAERYASPAIKAIWSPTGRVEIERDYWIAIMKAQRSLGIAIPAAAISDYEKVKDQIDLASIDARERVTLHDVKARIEEFNGLAGRESIHLGLTSRDLTENVEQLQILRSLTVVRQKTVAALLGYAKRAKQYRNILLTGRTHNVPAQPTTLGKRIAMFGEELLAAFTRFDELSARYPARGLKGAVGTQLDQFTLLGGDAKKVARLEQSVLKHLGFKSALGAVGQVYPRTLDFEVVSALHQIGAAAASFATTLRLMAGQGLLTEGFQKGQVGSSAMPHKMNARNCERICGFSAILSGHVAMTSALAGHQWNEGDVSCSVVRRVALPDAFYAIDGLLETLLNVLNQLTVFPKVIAAESARNLPFLATTTIMMAAVKKGAGRETAHAAIKEHALASAAAIREGREPGMVERLAADDRLGLDASAIHAILADTGSFVGAAPAQVDTFVDTARATARKVKGASSLKPGRLL; this is encoded by the coding sequence ATGCCGAAGAAGTCCGCCCAACCCGCTCCCGCGACCCGTATCGCACCTGCCATCACCAACGTTCTCGCCGAGCGTTACGCCTCCCCGGCGATCAAAGCCATCTGGTCGCCCACGGGCCGCGTCGAAATCGAACGCGACTACTGGATCGCCATCATGAAGGCCCAGCGTTCGCTCGGCATCGCCATTCCCGCCGCCGCGATCTCCGATTACGAAAAGGTGAAGGACCAGATCGATCTCGCATCGATCGATGCCCGCGAGCGCGTCACGTTGCACGACGTCAAAGCCCGCATCGAAGAGTTCAACGGCCTCGCCGGTCGCGAATCGATTCACCTCGGCCTCACCTCCCGCGACCTCACCGAAAACGTGGAGCAATTGCAGATCCTGCGCTCGCTCACCGTCGTGCGTCAAAAGACCGTCGCCGCGTTGCTCGGCTACGCCAAACGCGCCAAGCAATACCGCAACATCCTGCTGACCGGCCGCACCCACAACGTGCCCGCCCAACCGACCACGCTCGGCAAACGCATTGCCATGTTTGGCGAGGAACTGCTCGCCGCGTTCACCCGCTTCGACGAGCTCTCCGCCCGTTACCCGGCCCGTGGCCTCAAGGGCGCGGTCGGCACCCAGCTCGACCAATTTACGCTCCTCGGCGGCGACGCTAAAAAAGTCGCCCGCCTCGAACAAAGCGTGCTCAAGCACCTCGGCTTTAAATCCGCCCTCGGTGCCGTCGGTCAGGTTTACCCGCGCACCCTCGATTTCGAGGTCGTCTCCGCGCTTCACCAAATCGGGGCCGCCGCGGCGAGCTTTGCCACCACCCTGCGTCTCATGGCCGGTCAAGGCCTGCTCACCGAGGGTTTCCAAAAAGGTCAGGTCGGCTCCTCCGCCATGCCGCACAAGATGAACGCCCGCAACTGCGAGCGCATTTGCGGCTTCTCGGCCATCCTTTCCGGCCACGTCGCCATGACCAGCGCGCTCGCCGGTCACCAGTGGAACGAGGGCGATGTGTCCTGCTCGGTCGTGCGCCGCGTGGCGCTGCCCGATGCGTTTTACGCCATCGATGGTTTGTTGGAAACCCTCCTCAATGTGCTCAACCAGTTGACCGTCTTCCCCAAGGTCATCGCCGCCGAGTCCGCCCGCAATCTGCCCTTCCTCGCCACGACCACCATCATGATGGCCGCCGTTAAAAAAGGTGCCGGTCGCGAAACCGCCCACGCCGCCATCAAAGAACACGCTCTGGCCTCCGCCGCCGCCATCCGCGAAGGCCGCGAGCCCGGCATGGTCGAGCGGCTCGCCGCCGACGACCGCCTCGGTCTCGATGCGAGCGCGATTCATGCGATCCTGGCCGACACCGGCAGTTTTGTCGGGGCCGCCCCGGCCCAGGTCGACACGTTTGTCGACACCGCTCGCGCGACCGCGCGCAAGGTCAAGGGCGCCTCGAGTCTCAAACCCGGCCGCCTGTTGTAG
- the prmB gene encoding 50S ribosomal protein L3 N(5)-glutamine methyltransferase, producing the protein MYLPTSDLLTPAHWLGWAETAYAEHELVLGQVADNAHDEALYLILRTLELPLDSPAKVMRRLLSGEQLQRLTDVFTRRVAERVPAGYLTREAWLGEYSFYCDERVIIPRSYFLELIPTLSGYLPEGLVVTNAVDVCTGSGCLAILLAHQFPSARVDGIDLSPDALEVAQINVRDHAVGDRLTLHRSDVFDAVPVRRYDIILSNPPYEPSDICDDLPPEFAHEPRLALDGGADGLDIIRKLLRQAMERLQPHGIVVLEVGELRPAMERAWPKLRMKWLETADGSNCCCLIRGDDLATIRG; encoded by the coding sequence ATGTATCTTCCCACGAGCGATTTGCTCACGCCCGCGCATTGGTTGGGGTGGGCGGAAACGGCCTACGCGGAGCACGAACTCGTGCTGGGGCAGGTGGCGGACAATGCCCATGACGAGGCGCTTTATCTAATCCTGCGCACGTTGGAACTGCCGCTCGACAGTCCCGCCAAGGTCATGCGGCGTTTGTTGTCGGGGGAGCAGTTGCAGCGCTTGACGGACGTCTTCACCCGTCGCGTCGCCGAGCGCGTCCCGGCGGGCTACCTCACGCGCGAAGCCTGGCTGGGCGAGTATTCATTTTATTGTGACGAACGAGTCATTATCCCGCGCAGCTATTTTTTGGAACTGATTCCCACGCTCAGCGGCTACCTGCCCGAGGGACTCGTGGTGACCAACGCGGTCGACGTCTGCACGGGCTCGGGCTGTCTGGCGATATTGTTGGCACATCAGTTTCCGTCGGCGCGGGTGGACGGCATCGATCTGTCGCCGGATGCGCTGGAAGTCGCCCAGATCAATGTGCGCGACCACGCGGTGGGCGATCGCCTCACGCTGCACCGCAGCGACGTCTTTGACGCGGTGCCGGTCCGGCGCTACGACATCATTTTGAGCAATCCGCCTTACGAACCCTCGGACATTTGCGATGACCTGCCTCCCGAGTTTGCGCATGAGCCGCGTTTGGCGCTCGATGGCGGGGCGGATGGATTGGATATCATCCGCAAACTGCTGCGGCAGGCGATGGAGCGCCTCCAGCCCCACGGAATTGTCGTGCTCGAAGTCGGCGAGCTGCGTCCGGCGATGGAGCGCGCCTGGCCAAAGCTGCGCATGAAGTGGTTGGAGACCGCTGACGGCAGCAACTGTTGTTGTCTCATCCGGGGGGATGACCTGGCGACGATAAGGGGCTGA
- a CDS encoding tetratricopeptide repeat protein: protein MRICRILLIPTLLSLAVASPGRAQSADEGARAELQALLVLQQELLGRAAAAEHQDDVDDLRPRMQTLVFDFEKFLRTYPKNTDGLVAYSMLLGNPLIDERERAKALLLKANSLNPELPIVQNQLGKYLAEEGKPLDALNYFLSAVQLRPDEPLYHFQVGQLLGAARDDFLRSGEWTVTQVDTAMQHALAEAVRLEPESLPYAYRYAESYYDLHETRWTEALEKWEELEARVESPAEKQLMRLHRANVLMFAGDLDAAEVLLEGAFEEVLLSQRGRLLTRLARLRADPGVEEAEAEAVAAAARKGETGSGPVVAAPEVPVFTAPAAPEIGPLNSETVVTLTEENPFPGEPEVEAPVETPLADEETVDSTPR from the coding sequence ATGCGAATTTGCCGTATACTTCTCATCCCAACCCTTTTGTCGCTGGCCGTGGCCTCGCCGGGTCGGGCTCAGTCTGCCGATGAAGGTGCCCGGGCCGAACTCCAGGCGTTGCTCGTTTTGCAACAGGAGTTGCTGGGACGGGCGGCGGCGGCGGAACACCAGGACGACGTCGACGATCTGCGTCCGCGCATGCAGACGCTGGTGTTCGATTTCGAAAAGTTTCTGCGCACTTACCCGAAAAATACGGACGGGCTCGTCGCCTATTCGATGTTGCTGGGCAACCCCTTGATCGACGAGCGCGAGCGGGCCAAAGCGTTGTTGCTCAAGGCAAATTCGCTCAACCCTGAGCTGCCGATCGTGCAAAACCAGCTCGGCAAATATCTCGCCGAAGAGGGCAAACCGCTCGATGCCCTCAACTACTTTTTATCGGCGGTCCAGTTGCGGCCGGACGAACCGCTCTACCACTTCCAGGTCGGGCAATTGCTCGGCGCGGCGCGGGACGATTTTCTGCGCAGCGGCGAATGGACCGTGACCCAGGTCGATACGGCGATGCAGCACGCGCTGGCGGAAGCGGTGCGACTCGAACCCGAGAGTCTGCCCTACGCGTATCGCTACGCCGAATCCTACTACGACCTGCACGAGACGCGGTGGACGGAAGCGCTGGAGAAGTGGGAGGAATTGGAAGCTCGGGTGGAGTCGCCGGCCGAGAAACAACTGATGCGGCTGCACCGCGCCAACGTGCTGATGTTTGCCGGGGATCTCGATGCTGCCGAAGTCCTGCTCGAGGGTGCGTTTGAGGAAGTCCTTCTGTCCCAACGCGGGCGATTGCTGACCCGGCTGGCGCGCCTGCGGGCCGATCCCGGGGTCGAGGAGGCGGAGGCCGAAGCTGTGGCGGCGGCAGCTCGCAAGGGCGAAACCGGTTCGGGGCCGGTGGTGGCCGCGCCGGAAGTGCCGGTGTTTACCGCACCCGCCGCGCCCGAAATTGGTCCCCTTAACAGCGAAACGGTGGTGACTTTGACGGAGGAGAATCCCTTCCCGGGCGAACCGGAGGTCGAAGCGCCGGTCGAGACGCCGTTGGCGGATGAGGAAACCGTCGACTCGACGCCGCGATGA
- a CDS encoding PA0069 family radical SAM protein produces the protein MPPSSDPSPDPLRRHVGRGRGSTINPANRFVPVKLAVDPDAWSDNEDPAELPAPTTQFFDDDSASILSRNDSPDVPFTFGVNPYRGCEHGCAYCYARAYHDYLGWSSGLDFETKILVKRRAPELLRAELSKPTWQPTAIAFSGATDCYQPCERRFQLTRQCLEVALELRNPVGIVTKNRLVTRDLDLLRDFARWEGVNVLITLTSLDPDLARKLEPRAASPTTRLDTMRQLADAGIPVGVMIAPIIPGLTDHEIPSLLQAAADAGATAANRIVLRLPHTVKDLFTDWLDTHAPTKKARVLSRVRELRGGELNVSQWRTRMRGEGPHADNLHRLFEVARRRAGLVPSLPEPNVSAFRRPGGTQLDLL, from the coding sequence GTGCCTCCGTCATCCGATCCGTCCCCCGACCCACTCCGCCGTCATGTCGGACGCGGACGCGGCAGCACGATCAACCCGGCCAACCGTTTCGTGCCGGTGAAACTGGCAGTCGATCCCGATGCCTGGTCCGACAACGAGGACCCGGCTGAGTTGCCCGCGCCAACCACCCAATTCTTCGACGACGACTCCGCCAGCATTCTTTCCCGCAACGACAGCCCCGACGTGCCGTTCACCTTTGGCGTAAACCCTTACCGCGGTTGCGAACACGGTTGCGCCTACTGTTACGCCCGGGCCTACCATGACTACCTGGGCTGGAGCAGCGGACTGGATTTTGAGACCAAAATCCTCGTAAAGCGCCGGGCCCCCGAACTGCTGCGCGCCGAACTCAGCAAGCCGACCTGGCAACCCACCGCGATCGCATTCAGCGGGGCCACCGATTGCTACCAGCCCTGCGAACGCCGCTTTCAACTCACGCGCCAATGCCTCGAAGTCGCGCTCGAACTGCGCAATCCCGTGGGCATCGTGACCAAGAACCGGCTGGTCACCCGCGATCTCGATCTGTTGCGCGACTTTGCCCGCTGGGAAGGCGTCAACGTGCTCATCACCCTTACCAGCCTCGATCCTGATCTTGCCCGCAAACTCGAACCCCGCGCGGCAAGCCCGACGACGCGCCTCGACACCATGCGTCAACTCGCCGACGCCGGCATTCCCGTCGGCGTGATGATCGCACCGATTATCCCCGGCCTCACCGACCACGAGATTCCGTCGTTGCTGCAAGCGGCGGCGGATGCCGGGGCCACCGCCGCCAACCGCATCGTATTGCGCCTGCCCCACACCGTGAAAGACCTCTTTACCGATTGGCTCGACACGCACGCCCCCACCAAAAAAGCACGCGTGCTGTCACGCGTTCGCGAACTGCGGGGCGGCGAACTCAACGTCTCACAGTGGCGCACCCGCATGCGCGGCGAAGGCCCGCACGCCGACAACCTGCACCGCCTTTTCGAAGTCGCCCGCCGCCGGGCCGGACTCGTCCCCTCCCTGCCCGAGCCCAACGTGTCGGCCTTCCGTCGCCCCGGCGGCACGCAGCTCGACTTGCTGTGA